A genomic stretch from bacterium includes:
- a CDS encoding DUF2905 family protein — MLITFGVLLVISGLFFYKGIKFPLGKLPGDILIKKENFVFYF, encoded by the coding sequence ATGTTAATAACATTTGGCGTTTTATTAGTCATTTCTGGATTATTTTTTTACAAAGGAATAAAATTCCCACTTGGAAAATTACCAGGTGATATATTAATAAAAAAAGAAAATTTTGTGTTTTATTTTC